From one Candidatus Chromulinivorax destructor genomic stretch:
- a CDS encoding ankyrin repeat domain-containing protein, whose amino-acid sequence MYKNYHCLLLLILFISSAFTSQAQELIEKTSSTIISKRSDLSTALLFENYEKAADLVYEGANIDTPDRSIINGPFLAWSIENNEAGLLRILHKEEDVDISRVYPDGTNLLHCAAQNSSPNILRYILGQKVCNVNQQRTWNSSAENQIGFTPLHYAIRQNDTETTHILLEAGVDITVTDENGKTAFDYATTPEMRILLYGMPPAQSDFKPLPEKIYEQDLLEFLNDLQKFFDKSSYPFLEKSFATFDLDFKNFMAELFENKSITDDIIDLHADDLQSSLQDFISKAEEKLGHELALQLKTQSIDKILLDQNLHDIINHPYILELALHENNDELLLKFLAPPYNHKVLKSLFIDTGIMHSVPVLYHVTNIQTLEFLIDHGAGQDESPQNFHTNIYKKNLTIDRLSSEIESSLTNIFIYQTIVTLGLDTSIKDAYFKKRRINAIIIEAKQKDSQKLSFYINNRENRNFDILGLSFTCIMIPLFFIPAQCIAHIAPLIRSDLEFDDTLKIDCAVLLFFLAGRYIALHSDKLIDFIIKRE is encoded by the coding sequence TTGTATAAAAATTATCACTGCCTACTGCTTTTAATTTTATTCATATCATCAGCGTTCACAAGCCAAGCGCAAGAATTAATAGAAAAAACCAGCTCAACAATTATTTCAAAACGATCAGATCTATCAACGGCTTTACTGTTTGAAAACTATGAAAAAGCAGCAGATTTAGTGTATGAAGGCGCAAATATTGATACACCTGATAGATCTATTATAAATGGCCCTTTTTTGGCATGGTCAATAGAAAATAATGAAGCTGGACTTCTTAGAATTTTGCATAAAGAAGAAGATGTCGATATTTCTCGAGTATATCCTGATGGAACAAATCTTTTGCATTGTGCAGCTCAAAATTCTTCTCCAAATATTCTTCGTTATATACTAGGACAAAAAGTTTGCAATGTTAACCAACAGCGCACATGGAATTCATCTGCTGAAAATCAAATAGGCTTTACGCCTTTACATTATGCAATTCGTCAAAACGATACAGAAACGACTCACATATTACTTGAAGCAGGCGTAGATATAACAGTTACCGATGAAAATGGCAAAACAGCCTTTGACTATGCAACAACTCCTGAAATGAGAATCTTACTGTATGGTATGCCACCAGCGCAAAGTGATTTTAAACCTTTACCAGAAAAAATTTACGAACAAGATCTCTTAGAATTTCTAAATGATTTACAAAAATTTTTTGATAAAAGTTCATACCCTTTTTTAGAAAAAAGTTTTGCTACTTTTGATTTAGATTTTAAAAACTTCATGGCTGAACTATTCGAAAATAAAAGTATTACTGACGATATTATTGATCTGCATGCAGATGATCTACAATCTTCACTTCAGGATTTTATAAGCAAAGCAGAAGAAAAATTAGGCCATGAACTTGCCTTGCAATTAAAAACGCAATCAATTGATAAGATTTTATTAGATCAAAACTTACACGATATTATCAATCACCCTTACATTTTAGAATTAGCGCTGCATGAAAACAATGATGAATTATTGCTCAAATTTTTAGCACCTCCTTACAATCATAAAGTTTTAAAGTCTTTATTTATTGATACAGGTATTATGCATAGTGTGCCAGTTTTATACCATGTAACAAATATACAGACGCTCGAATTTTTAATTGATCACGGAGCTGGCCAAGATGAAAGCCCACAAAATTTTCATACCAATATATATAAAAAAAATTTAACAATCGATAGATTAAGTAGCGAAATTGAATCGAGTTTAACTAATATATTTATATATCAAACTATTGTAACACTTGGACTTGATACATCGATAAAAGATGCTTACTTTAAAAAGCGTAGAATAAACGCAATAATTATTGAAGCTAAACAAAAAGATTCTCAAAAATTATCTTTTTATATAAATAATCGAGAGAATAGAAATTTTGATATTTTAGGCTTGAGCTTTACATGTATAATGATTCCATTATTTTTTATACCAGCTCAATGTATTGCACATATAGCACCTCTTATAAGAAGCGATCTTGAATTTGATGATACGCTTAAAATTGATTGTGCTGTCCTCTTATTTTTTTTAGCAGGACGATACATTGCTTTACATTCAGACAAGTTAATAGATTTTATTATAAAGAGGGAGTGA
- a CDS encoding ankyrin repeat domain-containing protein has product MLFFHYLFITVGLLTSHIPSLSSCQATTDFNCPEYEIILDPLDSNRVGDKRKEQQENFWAHIDEQTNYDNVNEFKETLLHQAVKENKFKIACKLLRKGIDICAQNNRGETALHYAVDYDNADIVLLLECYSSIHQTDLVPPFFEIKDHHGATALMHAVVQNKLTIASLLINLRADVFTLNNLNHGLLHFVKNPDLTQKLIVMGLDVNLQGRFKHTPLHFAHNEEVAQILIDHSAKVNALTNEENTPLHFANTTAVAQVLVDAGTAINFENIYGCTPLYYAVKNYNVQRCRFLLENNATLAQEKTGNIIDILQYEFKKSSPYMQENFKDFCKEQNLFKDYFFIHQAYPNTLLKENEYNNLRKTCSEKAQKLMGAEKMSKIDDLHHIRMSQITTQISMGPEEIEEYNTLIKKFNDAIKISIPQEEFIKLKQLHNRFMCNNTVNAADCACQDLAKKELD; this is encoded by the coding sequence ATGCTGTTTTTTCATTATTTATTTATAACAGTAGGGCTGCTTACATCACACATTCCCTCATTATCAAGTTGCCAAGCAACTACTGATTTTAATTGCCCGGAATATGAAATAATCTTAGATCCTCTTGATAGCAATAGAGTTGGTGATAAAAGAAAAGAACAACAAGAAAATTTTTGGGCACATATCGACGAACAAACAAACTATGACAATGTAAACGAATTCAAAGAAACTCTTTTACATCAAGCAGTTAAAGAAAATAAATTTAAAATAGCATGTAAGCTTCTAAGAAAAGGCATCGATATTTGCGCACAAAACAACAGAGGTGAAACAGCTTTGCATTATGCAGTAGATTACGATAATGCAGATATTGTATTATTATTAGAGTGCTATTCAAGCATCCATCAAACAGATCTCGTTCCTCCTTTTTTTGAAATAAAAGATCATCATGGAGCAACAGCCTTAATGCATGCAGTTGTTCAAAATAAACTTACAATAGCAAGTCTTCTCATTAATCTACGTGCAGATGTCTTCACCTTGAACAATCTTAACCATGGCTTGCTGCATTTTGTAAAAAATCCTGATCTGACGCAAAAATTAATTGTAATGGGTCTTGATGTTAATCTTCAAGGTAGGTTTAAACATACTCCGCTGCATTTTGCTCATAATGAAGAAGTTGCACAAATTTTGATTGATCATAGTGCAAAAGTAAATGCTTTAACAAATGAAGAAAACACCCCACTTCATTTTGCAAACACCACTGCAGTTGCACAAGTTCTTGTAGATGCTGGCACTGCTATTAATTTTGAAAATATCTATGGATGCACCCCTCTTTATTACGCTGTAAAAAATTACAATGTACAACGATGTCGTTTTTTATTAGAAAATAATGCGACTCTAGCGCAAGAAAAAACCGGGAATATCATAGATATTTTGCAATATGAGTTTAAAAAGAGCTCTCCTTACATGCAAGAAAACTTTAAGGACTTTTGTAAAGAACAGAATTTATTTAAAGATTATTTTTTTATACACCAAGCATATCCTAATACATTACTCAAAGAAAATGAATATAATAACCTAAGAAAAACATGCTCTGAAAAGGCACAAAAATTAATGGGTGCTGAAAAAATGTCAAAAATTGATGATTTGCATCATATCCGCATGTCTCAAATTACAACACAAATAAGTATGGGCCCTGAAGAAATAGAAGAATATAACACTTTGATCAAAAAATTTAACGACGCTATAAAAATTTCAATCCCACAAGAAGAATTTATAAAACTAAAGCAATTACACAATCGGTTTATGTGCAACAATACAGTCAATGCTGCTGATTGTGCTTGCCAAGACCTTGCTAAAAAAGAATTGGACTAA
- a CDS encoding ankyrin repeat domain-containing protein: MPLFYYVFLSLSCISSSYCSSTTQPLIPATSLYNNADSCKKRAIDNIEKQKQDPSQKVQIIENRNSYKSSSKVYLAATNLGEKIKERNDLLLLVDVPGNIDTVDAHGETLLHLAIEKNKIDAVTKLLKKNVDIFRHNKRHQTALHQAVDYKNLPIINLLLHHAVKQNASDSLQRFLEIKDSDGATALLHAVEQNQTFIAELLIKFGANIFTTNHHEHSLLHFVQDPALAQNLINAGLDVNYQGRFNNTPLHFAANEDIVLVLLENKANIHALSDEGNTPLHTAKTTAIAQVLLTAGAYVNYKNYKNNPPLYFAIKNLNTARCHLLLKHGADENIVNPGVIAKYKIHSRSYLADNFIQEMRETNKLEPFFTNICPAFPYTYQEDIEYQYLRNLSLQCVLTGNHMSIKDFERFKQLYQLACLGTFNYLASIDNRLLKACENTTDNEITTNLNTINAYITQQEEHHRKIDVDLTFKNKSSITVNALSQFIAHNLTTT, encoded by the coding sequence ATGCCATTGTTCTACTATGTATTTCTATCTTTAAGTTGTATTTCTTCTTCATACTGCTCTTCAACAACTCAGCCTCTCATACCAGCTACTTCGCTTTATAACAATGCTGATTCTTGTAAAAAAAGAGCTATTGACAATATAGAAAAGCAAAAACAAGATCCTTCTCAAAAAGTTCAAATCATTGAGAACCGTAACTCTTATAAATCTTCTAGTAAAGTCTATTTAGCTGCCACTAATCTTGGTGAAAAAATCAAAGAAAGAAATGATCTATTATTATTAGTTGATGTACCTGGAAACATTGATACGGTAGATGCTCATGGCGAAACGTTACTACACCTTGCCATAGAAAAAAATAAAATTGATGCAGTAACAAAACTCCTTAAAAAAAATGTTGATATTTTTAGGCATAACAAGAGGCATCAAACAGCGCTGCATCAAGCAGTAGACTACAAAAACTTACCCATTATAAATTTGTTATTACACCATGCAGTCAAGCAAAATGCATCTGATTCTCTTCAACGTTTTTTAGAAATTAAAGATTCTGATGGAGCTACAGCATTGCTTCATGCAGTTGAACAAAATCAAACTTTTATTGCTGAACTATTGATAAAGTTTGGCGCTAATATATTTACCACCAATCATCATGAACACTCTTTACTCCACTTTGTTCAAGACCCTGCACTTGCTCAAAATTTAATTAATGCTGGTTTAGATGTTAATTATCAAGGGAGATTTAATAATACGCCATTGCATTTTGCTGCAAATGAAGATATTGTACTTGTTCTTCTTGAAAACAAAGCTAACATTCATGCATTATCAGATGAAGGTAATACGCCACTTCACACAGCAAAAACAACTGCAATTGCTCAAGTTTTACTTACTGCTGGGGCTTATGTTAATTATAAGAACTATAAAAATAATCCACCTCTTTACTTTGCTATAAAAAATTTAAATACAGCTCGATGCCACCTTCTACTAAAACATGGTGCTGATGAAAATATAGTTAATCCAGGCGTTATTGCAAAATACAAAATTCATTCACGTTCTTATCTTGCAGACAACTTTATACAAGAAATGAGAGAAACAAACAAACTGGAACCTTTCTTTACAAATATATGCCCAGCTTTTCCTTATACCTATCAAGAGGATATCGAATATCAATATTTACGAAATCTATCTTTGCAATGCGTTTTAACAGGAAATCATATGAGCATAAAAGATTTCGAAAGATTTAAGCAGCTTTATCAGCTTGCATGTTTAGGAACTTTTAATTATTTAGCATCGATAGATAATCGTCTACTCAAGGCATGTGAAAATACAACTGACAATGAAATTACAACAAATCTTAATACAATTAATGCTTACATAACACAGCAAGAAGAACACCACCGAAAAATAGATGTTGATCTAACATTTAAAAATAAAAGTTCTATCACTGTTAATGCTCTCAGTCAGTTTATTGCTCATAACTTAACTACAACATAG
- the pth gene encoding aminoacyl-tRNA hydrolase, giving the protein MVANQIPVLEIKAIVGLGNPGPAYGKTRHNIGFLILDQLADEHQGIWQTKNKMEICSIFIQGKKLFLVKPMTFMNDSGKVLPDLAKQGIKQDNILVVHDELELPFGAIKFKFDGSAKGHNGLKSMMAFGGSNFLRLRFGVDRPTDRQDVPDYVLSKFKESQDILDQKIQEATTEIVTLISKQ; this is encoded by the coding sequence ATGGTTGCTAACCAGATTCCAGTGTTAGAAATTAAAGCAATCGTAGGCCTTGGTAATCCAGGGCCTGCTTATGGTAAAACTCGCCACAATATCGGATTTTTAATTCTTGATCAACTCGCAGATGAACACCAAGGTATTTGGCAAACAAAAAACAAAATGGAAATTTGCTCTATTTTTATTCAAGGCAAAAAGTTATTTTTAGTAAAACCAATGACATTCATGAATGATTCAGGAAAAGTTTTGCCCGATTTAGCAAAGCAAGGAATAAAACAAGATAATATTCTTGTCGTGCATGATGAATTAGAATTACCTTTTGGAGCAATTAAATTTAAATTTGATGGTAGCGCAAAAGGCCACAATGGCTTAAAATCTATGATGGCTTTTGGTGGATCAAATTTTTTGCGATTACGCTTTGGCGTTGATCGACCGACTGATCGGCAAGATGTGCCAGATTATGTTTTATCAAAATTTAAAGAATCTCAAGATATTCTCGATCAAAAAATTCAAGAAGCAACGACTGAAATCGTTACTTTAATTTCTAAACAATAA
- a CDS encoding OmpH family outer membrane protein, with translation MKSLKLAVALVTLFSGHSMQTGAEQTSSTAQHDEKAAVTVVISTQRCIGESIRGKDIQKRMMDEQSSTTAGFPAMEANIRSKEALIGQLQNSYNDKIKALETKSKMISEEARNKEIDEIQDIRSQIEATGAERERMINKFNQEAKKAEQRLEALYKKEMAAFESEIKDVIATAKATYGWDFVHPREALLDASDRFDRTSIIIDLLDKAEAKRNEAKLAEKKAASLVKKAA, from the coding sequence ATGAAATCATTAAAATTAGCAGTTGCGTTGGTAACTTTATTTAGTGGCCATTCAATGCAAACTGGTGCAGAGCAAACATCATCAACGGCACAACACGATGAAAAAGCTGCAGTAACGGTTGTTATTAGCACACAAAGATGCATTGGTGAATCTATTCGAGGCAAAGATATTCAAAAAAGAATGATGGATGAACAATCTTCTACAACTGCAGGTTTTCCTGCTATGGAAGCAAATATTAGATCAAAAGAAGCTTTAATTGGTCAATTACAAAACAGCTACAATGATAAGATCAAAGCATTAGAAACAAAATCAAAAATGATTTCTGAAGAAGCTCGCAACAAAGAAATTGATGAAATTCAAGATATCCGTAGCCAAATCGAAGCTACAGGTGCAGAGCGCGAACGTATGATTAATAAATTTAATCAAGAAGCTAAAAAAGCTGAACAACGTCTTGAAGCTCTCTACAAAAAAGAAATGGCTGCGTTTGAATCAGAAATTAAAGATGTTATTGCAACTGCTAAAGCAACGTATGGTTGGGATTTTGTTCACCCAAGAGAAGCTCTTTTAGATGCAAGCGATAGATTTGATAGAACATCAATCATCATTGATTTGTTAGACAAAGCTGAAGCAAAACGTAATGAAGCTAAATTAGCAGAAAAAAAAGCTGCATCTCTTGTTAAGAAAGCTGCGTAA
- a CDS encoding NAD(P)/FAD-dependent oxidoreductase translates to MVKKMWSPQDQVFWYLKRDQVIACKEDMQVDVVIIGGGIAGLSAAQAWHERGKKVALFEQYFCGSGATGKSSGFVTPNAELSFTDFSNKYTSAGAVVIWNFITKGVEDIRKNILDFDLACDYSEQNTLILASTAPAMKTLEIEYKNLSSYGYKTKFFNKEDIEKKITSTAYFGGIEYENTFGMNGYKYCQEMKNKLQSLGVMIFEETPVMKIQDHVVITPYAKITADYIVVCTDRFMPELGLLSKDVYHAQTFLMASQVLSAEQIQTIFPEKKYMAWDTEFIYNYFRVTADNRLLVGGGNFATGYAAQETHNYAPIVEQLTKYITQKFPELDVQFEQVWPGLIGISKDIVPLAGCDKDKPYLFYVSASAGLPIAAGLGRYSAEHLLDGRTDLDGYFSPYRKFPVSGIAQSILGLKMSFILSNLIKKNIP, encoded by the coding sequence ATGGTAAAAAAAATGTGGTCTCCGCAAGATCAGGTGTTTTGGTATCTTAAACGTGATCAAGTTATTGCCTGCAAAGAAGATATGCAGGTTGATGTTGTTATTATTGGTGGTGGTATCGCAGGGCTTTCTGCAGCTCAAGCTTGGCATGAACGAGGTAAAAAAGTCGCTCTTTTTGAGCAATATTTTTGTGGTTCAGGTGCAACTGGGAAAAGTTCTGGATTTGTAACGCCTAATGCAGAGTTATCTTTTACCGATTTTTCAAATAAATATACATCAGCAGGGGCTGTTGTCATTTGGAATTTTATCACCAAAGGGGTCGAAGATATTCGTAAAAATATTTTAGATTTTGATCTTGCATGCGACTATTCTGAACAAAATACGTTAATTCTAGCAAGTACAGCACCAGCAATGAAAACGCTTGAAATTGAATATAAAAATTTAAGTTCATATGGGTATAAAACAAAGTTTTTTAATAAAGAAGATATAGAAAAAAAGATTACATCAACTGCTTATTTTGGTGGGATTGAATACGAAAATACCTTTGGCATGAATGGTTATAAATATTGCCAAGAGATGAAAAATAAATTACAAAGCTTAGGTGTTATGATATTTGAAGAAACACCAGTTATGAAAATTCAAGATCATGTCGTCATAACTCCGTATGCAAAAATTACTGCAGATTACATTGTTGTGTGTACAGATCGATTTATGCCAGAACTTGGACTGCTTTCCAAAGATGTGTATCATGCACAAACATTTTTAATGGCGTCTCAGGTCTTATCTGCCGAGCAAATACAAACTATATTTCCAGAAAAAAAATATATGGCATGGGATACTGAGTTCATTTATAACTACTTTAGAGTAACAGCTGATAATAGATTACTTGTTGGCGGTGGAAATTTTGCTACTGGGTATGCAGCGCAAGAAACTCATAATTACGCTCCGATTGTAGAGCAACTGACAAAATATATTACGCAAAAGTTTCCAGAATTAGATGTTCAGTTTGAACAAGTTTGGCCAGGTTTAATTGGTATATCAAAAGATATTGTACCTCTTGCCGGTTGTGATAAAGATAAACCCTATCTATTTTACGTATCAGCATCAGCTGGACTGCCTATTGCAGCTGGTCTTGGGCGTTATAGTGCAGAGCATTTACTTGATGGCAGAACTGATTTAGATGGTTATTTTTCACCGTATAGAAAGTTTCCTGTTTCAGGAATTGCACAGTCTATTTTAGGATTGAAAATGTCGTTTATTTTGTCGAATTTAATTAAAAAAAATATTCCATAA
- a CDS encoding ankyrin repeat domain-containing protein, which translates to MKKINKIITLSFLLCAGLMHITKSNDDLFDEDNFSGVFYTAEDDYLFKEFCNILLNTKIEELKKIMIPGNELAFMNFFTPTNDLVKDLVDETSLFELDYFQSCTYLHILIMLLNSEQLSYLEANYSHHDFKEGRCKILELIKYALEIGVDVNATNLLGYTPLHIAILSSLLQFQIRTNRYGAYEYFNKPLPDWKSIVFINSNVEVVRILLAAGADVHIFFDDERGLVDILEFLDGPKNEMDQYKKISNEETLTPEDIECKMIYLSLMPSFEGENADMYNILLEEFAAIKKLIQERI; encoded by the coding sequence ATGAAAAAAATAAATAAAATTATAACTTTAAGTTTTTTATTATGTGCAGGATTAATGCATATTACAAAAAGCAACGATGACTTATTTGATGAAGATAATTTTTCAGGAGTTTTTTACACAGCTGAAGACGATTATCTTTTTAAAGAATTTTGTAATATTTTGCTCAACACCAAGATTGAAGAATTAAAAAAAATCATGATACCTGGTAATGAGCTAGCATTTATGAATTTTTTCACGCCAACTAACGATTTAGTTAAAGATTTGGTTGATGAAACTTCGCTATTTGAGCTTGATTATTTTCAAAGCTGTACATATTTACATATATTAATAATGCTTCTTAACTCTGAACAACTTTCTTATTTAGAGGCAAATTATAGTCATCATGATTTTAAAGAAGGTCGTTGCAAAATTCTAGAGCTTATAAAATATGCACTTGAAATTGGAGTTGATGTTAACGCTACAAATTTGCTTGGTTATACTCCTTTGCATATAGCAATTTTAAGCAGCCTGCTTCAATTTCAAATTCGTACTAACCGTTATGGTGCTTACGAATATTTTAATAAACCTTTACCAGATTGGAAGTCTATTGTTTTTATTAACTCGAATGTTGAGGTAGTAAGAATTCTTTTGGCAGCTGGTGCAGATGTACATATATTTTTTGATGATGAAAGAGGATTAGTTGATATATTAGAATTTCTTGATGGGCCTAAAAATGAAATGGACCAGTATAAAAAAATCAGCAATGAAGAAACTTTAACTCCTGAAGACATTGAGTGCAAAATGATTTATTTATCACTTATGCCATCATTTGAAGGTGAAAATGCAGACATGTATAATATCTTGTTAGAAGAATTTGCTGCAATTAAAAAGTTGATTCAAGAGCGTATATAA
- the smpB gene encoding SsrA-binding protein SmpB codes for MNIVAKNKKAHFDYEIFSTIEAGIVLTGDEVKTVRAKRASLVGAFAVMKDNELFLINCNIPLYSHAYVKEDNNAFNSRKLLLHRKEINRLMGEVSKKGITLVPTIIYFNKRGRAKVEIGLARHRKAQGKKEMIKERDIARDTQREIKDLR; via the coding sequence ATGAACATTGTTGCTAAAAATAAAAAAGCTCATTTTGATTACGAAATCTTTAGTACCATTGAAGCTGGTATAGTTTTAACAGGAGACGAAGTCAAAACTGTTCGAGCAAAACGAGCATCCCTTGTTGGAGCTTTTGCTGTGATGAAAGATAACGAACTTTTTTTGATTAACTGTAATATCCCTTTGTACTCTCACGCTTATGTTAAAGAAGATAACAATGCTTTTAATAGCCGCAAATTACTATTACATCGCAAAGAAATCAACAGACTTATGGGTGAAGTTTCTAAGAAAGGCATTACCCTTGTTCCAACAATCATCTATTTTAATAAACGAGGTCGTGCTAAAGTTGAAATTGGACTTGCTCGTCACCGAAAAGCTCAGGGCAAAAAAGAGATGATTAAAGAGCGTGATATAGCACGTGATACACAACGAGAAATAAAAGACTTACGATAG
- the tsaD gene encoding tRNA (adenosine(37)-N6)-threonylcarbamoyltransferase complex transferase subunit TsaD: MKRHLILGIESSCDETGAAVYDSVNGLLSNELYSQVDLHAWHGGVIPELASRLHMEKIGIIVQTSLDKAGVTLQDIDTVAVTSKPGLPGALMIGVSFAKALAFAQNKKLIGVNHLEGHVFSACIEHTIPFPFLCLTVSGGHSSLYLVTDYGQYQSIGHTIDDAAGEAFDKIAKLMNLPYPGGPVIEKLAEQVNFQDFFNYTRGAMAGLNFSFSGLKTAILYDMVKRGAYDLATKTFLKPDDIEFQQQVASSLLVCMGDIFEKKLALALKEYPEIQAISFVGGVACNKYLRRKLQTFCEKKKIQLFYPSGKLCTDNAGMIAFVGAYKAQQDQYSELDLSIF; encoded by the coding sequence ATGAAACGTCATCTTATTTTAGGTATAGAATCTTCCTGTGATGAAACAGGAGCCGCTGTTTACGACTCAGTTAACGGTTTACTTTCTAATGAACTCTATTCACAGGTTGACTTGCATGCTTGGCATGGTGGAGTTATTCCAGAATTAGCATCACGACTTCATATGGAAAAAATTGGTATCATTGTTCAAACTTCTTTAGATAAAGCAGGCGTAACACTTCAAGACATTGATACAGTTGCCGTGACCAGTAAGCCAGGACTTCCTGGAGCTTTAATGATTGGTGTATCTTTTGCTAAGGCTTTAGCTTTTGCTCAAAATAAAAAATTAATTGGTGTTAACCATCTTGAAGGGCATGTTTTTTCAGCGTGTATTGAGCATACGATTCCATTTCCATTTTTATGTTTAACTGTTTCTGGTGGTCATTCATCATTGTACCTGGTTACAGATTATGGACAATATCAATCAATAGGGCATACGATTGATGACGCGGCAGGTGAAGCTTTTGATAAAATAGCAAAGCTCATGAATTTGCCATATCCAGGTGGACCAGTCATAGAAAAACTTGCAGAGCAAGTTAATTTTCAAGATTTTTTTAATTATACTCGCGGCGCAATGGCAGGGCTCAATTTTAGTTTTTCAGGTCTTAAAACTGCAATTTTATATGATATGGTTAAACGTGGAGCCTACGATCTTGCAACCAAAACATTTTTAAAACCTGATGATATTGAATTTCAGCAACAAGTTGCAAGTTCTTTGCTTGTTTGTATGGGTGATATTTTTGAAAAAAAATTAGCGCTTGCGCTTAAAGAATATCCTGAAATACAAGCAATTTCTTTTGTCGGTGGCGTAGCATGCAATAAATATCTTCGCCGTAAGCTACAAACTTTTTGTGAAAAAAAGAAAATTCAACTTTTTTATCCATCAGGTAAATTATGTACCGATAATGCAGGAATGATTGCTTTTGTCGGTGCCTATAAAGCACAGCAAGATCAGTATAGTGAATTAGATTTATCGATTTTTTAG
- a CDS encoding SET domain-containing protein-lysine N-methyltransferase: protein MNSPKFLLLVSLLLNSISAHSSSSDLDNNSWQALRFLKKTEFHTEREKALFFNACQVTYTRSLLYSYDNRTPYQSPYCSTLNSTIADKIQRNEMADLSIKLINNHVGYGVFAKHAIAQGQYIGEFAGQLKKIEDRSTNIYYAYHSKGCVVDAGLYGNEIRFINDGEQHSNCQAWAILGHDGMSHIAMIAQRNIEAQEQLTMTYSANFWNSCSLDAYQDMRHYRY, encoded by the coding sequence ATGAATTCACCTAAGTTTTTGTTACTCGTAAGCCTTCTTCTTAATTCAATATCTGCACACAGCTCAAGTTCAGATCTAGACAATAACAGCTGGCAAGCTCTCCGCTTCTTAAAAAAAACTGAATTTCACACAGAACGAGAGAAAGCTTTATTTTTTAATGCTTGCCAGGTAACATACACCCGGTCATTACTCTACAGTTATGACAACAGAACCCCTTATCAATCACCGTATTGCTCAACATTAAATTCTACTATTGCTGACAAAATACAACGAAATGAGATGGCAGATCTTTCTATAAAACTTATTAACAATCATGTCGGATATGGTGTATTTGCAAAACATGCTATAGCTCAAGGTCAATATATTGGAGAATTTGCTGGGCAATTAAAGAAAATTGAGGATCGCTCAACAAACATCTATTATGCTTACCACTCAAAAGGCTGTGTTGTTGATGCAGGTTTGTATGGAAACGAAATAAGATTCATTAATGATGGAGAGCAACATTCAAATTGTCAAGCATGGGCTATCCTTGGGCATGATGGGATGTCGCACATTGCGATGATAGCACAACGAAATATAGAGGCCCAAGAACAACTTACCATGACCTATAGCGCTAACTTTTGGAACTCATGCTCCTTAGATGCTTACCAAGACATGAGGCATTATAGGTATTAA